The Fodinibius saliphilus genomic interval GCCCTTCCCATCGACGTTAAAGAAAATATCACCTTTGAGACAATGTACCGACATCTCACCTTGAACGCTGTGTTCTTCGATACATTTTCCATGAGGCAAATACATTCGAATAACCTCCATGTCAGATGTTTTTACAAGGGCATAAGTAGAATCGTCTTGTAAATTTTCTGTTAGGTTTTCCAGATTAATTGGTTCGCCTGATACAATGTGACCTGTGCTCATGACAACCCCCTGTTTGGTTTTGGTCTGCTATTTAAATCTAAGCAGAATAAGGCTGCCGGGAAAGCAATATTGCATTTAATTTTTTGTAGCGGCCTATAATTTAGTAAGGCACATAAATACCTAATTTGCTTAAAATATAGAAGATTGGGTGTCTGTGGTTAGTTGTTCTAAAAAATTAATACCTCGAACAGAATTTCCCTTTTTATTTAGTGGGGGGCTCCATACAGCAATACTATAAACTCCCGGGTTAACAGCGCCGATACCTCCGCCAACTCCACTTTTACCGGGCAGCCCCACTTTAAAAGTAAAGTCTCCTGATTGGTCATAAAAGCCACAAGTCTGCATTATAGCATTAATACGTTTGGCTTTGCTGGCAGAGATAAGTTCTTTTCCCGTATAGGGGGAGATGCCTCGGTTTGCATAGAGTAAAAAAATATGAGCTAATTCCTTACAGTTCATCTCCAAAGAACACTGGTGGTAATAGAAATCGAGAACTTCATCAACATTATTATTAATGTTTTCAAACGACTTCATGAGGTTTACTAAAGCAGCATTTCGATGGCCATGTTTGTTTTCTGACTCTGCTATTTTTTGATTGTAGCTTATTGAACTATTCCCCGAAATCGAGCGAACAAATTCTAAGAAATCTTTCTTGGGATTCTCAAGCTCCGTAATCAATATATCCGAAATAACGAGGGCCCCAGAATTGATAAGCGGATTACGAGGAATTCCATTTTCATATTCCAATTGTACCAACGAATTAAAGGGATTGCCCGAAGGTTCTACCCCAAGACGTGTCCACATGCTAGTACCTTTAAGTTTAAAAGCTAAGGTAAGTGTGAGAACTTTTGATATGCTTTGTATGGAGAATCGATCTAGGTTATCACCATAAGAAAAATCATTTCCGGATAGTGTTGTTAAGTGAATACCGAATTTATCAGGAGATACATTCGAGAGTTCAGGGATATAAGATGCAACTTCTCCCCGAGAGGATGTGCTGAGTATTTCTTTTGAAATATTGTCAATAATATGTTGGTAATCCATAGAGAGGATAGTACTAATGAAATTTCGTAAAATGGGAAATTACTAAATAATCATCCGTTTTGCACTTAGTTAGAAAGGCAAGAGCTTAACTAATTAGAGAGCTTAGCAAAACAATTTTCCATCTTGTCATTCTGTTTACCGTCCGGTGGATCAGACTCTCATATACAGTTATTGGTGTTTAAACTAAGATCCTGGACTGAAGTCAGGGTAACAAGCTGGGTTTTGCAAAGCTTCTTGGTTTTTTGAAAGGGTTGACTACAGGCCTAGATTACTTTGACAATAATTTATATTTAGTCTAAATAAGTGTTGAACTTTGGCGGAGCGAAGTTTATCTTCACCTCTCAATTTAGAAATGATCTAAACAAAAATAGCGAAAGCTAGTGTTTTTAAAAAGGGCAATATCAATTTGTTGTGTGATTCTTGGGTGCGGGGCAACTGCATTGCATGCTCAAATGCAAGAATCCCAGATTTTAGGGAAGGTTTTAAGTCCTAATGGTGAGCCGTTGACTGGCATTACGGTACAAATAAAAGGAACAACCAAGGGTGACGCGACAGACCAAAAGGGTACATTTAAAATTAGTGGTTTAATAACGGGTAAATATACTGTTGTTGCTTCGGCTATCGGGTACATCTCAGAACAACGTGTGTTGACACTTCAATCAGGGGAAAGCCGACATATTGAGATTACATTATCTGAAGATACCTTGCAGCTGGATGAGGTAGTGGTACAAGGTAAATCAGAGACAAAAATAAAGCGGGAAGAGGCTTTTAATATTGCTTCTATCAGTGCAAAATCACTTAAAAATACGAGCTCCAACCTGGATGAAGTACTGAATACCAATCCGGGTATACATATTCGTAAAAAAGGGGGGCTGGGGTCTGATTTTAATTTATCTCTAAATGGATTATCAGGCAGACAAGTACGCTTTTTTATGGATGGGCTGCCTATAGAAAATTATGGGCGGACCTTTGGTATCAATAATATTCCGGTTAACCTGATTGAACGAGTAGAGGTCTATAAAGGGGTAGTCCCGGTATATCTTGGAGGTGATGCTTTGGGGGGAGCAGTCAACTTGGTAACGGAACAGTCGCCCCAGCATTATCTGGATGCCTCATATTCTGCAGGTTCATTCAACACTCATAAACTGGCTTTAGATGGACAGTATGTAGATTCGGCTACCGGTTTTGTACTGAAGGCAAATGGTTTTTATAACTATTCTGATAACAATTACACCATTGATGTACGGATACCGGATCCTCAGACGGGAACATATGGTGAAGAACAAGAAGTGGAGCGTTTCCATGATGCCTATAAATCGCGAATGCTCAAGCTGGAAACGGGTTTCAGGGATCTTTCTTTTGCTGATAAATTGCTGGTCGGTTTTTCAATGGCTGACAGTTATGATGAGGTACAGCACGGAATAAGTATGGATCGGGTGTTTGGACGTGTCCACACCACTGGCAATACCAAAGTGGGATCGCTGACCTACCGTAAAGAGCTTGGTAAGTTGAATATCAAAGTTTTTGGGTCTTACCTAAATGGTAAGTCGGGCGTGGTGGATACCAGTGCCGTATCTTATAACTGGCTGGGTGAATATGAGCAAAAGAACAACCAGAATATAGCCGAATCGAGCTGGGATAAAACCTTATTTACTTATAGCGATGAGGCCTTACAGAGTAATATTAATTTACGATATCAGTTTAATGAAAGGCATGAAGCCGTTCTAAACTATACCCAGAGTTATATAAGCCGCGAAGGTAGTGATCCAATAAGTACAAGTCCTGTTGCCTTTGCTGATCCCAATACCCTTGGTAAGCAAATAATTTCTGGCAGTTATAAGGTAAGTTTATTTGACGACCGATGGGCGGCTACGGTTTTTTCCAAACTTTACTTTTTTAATTCCCGTGTTGTAGGAGTCGACTGGGACGATACCATTACTGAGTATACTACCGATATTTTTAAGCCTGGTTATGGAGTGGCTACCACTTATCATCCGTGGGAGGGCGTACAACTAAAAGCCTCTTTTGAAAAAACATATCGTTTCCCGGATGGCTATGAAGTTTTTGGTGATGGTTTGTTGCTGCTTTCAAATCCCCAGTTATCGCCTGAAAATAGTAATAATTTTAACTTGGGAGCACAGTTTGACCACTATCTTGGCAACCATCACCTCATGGTTGAAACAAATCTCTTCTTGCGAGATGCAGAAGATCTTATACGCATTGAAGCCACAGGTCTAACCAGCCGGTATGTGAACCAACGGAAAGTGCTTAGTTCCGGTGTTGAGCTGGGAATACGATATGAGTATAAACGACTTTTATTTGCCGATTTCAATTTGACGTATCAAGATATACGCAACAATTCGAAATATGAAAATGGCCGGAAAAGTCATGTTTATAGTGACAGAATACCCAATATCCCATATTTAATGAGCAGCCAGAGCCTTGGGCTAAAGGTAGATGATTTTTTAGTTGCTCGTGATCGGCTGTCACTGACCTGGAGGGGGCACTTTGTAGAGGAGTATTATCTTAAATGGCCCAGTTTAGGATCAGCGGGCAAAAAGCACATTATTCCACAACAATATTTACAAAGTATACAGCTGGGATACTCACTTGATAACAGGACATATAATATCAGTCTGGAGTGTTCCAATATTACTGATACCGAGGCGTATGATCATTTTCGCCTCCAAAAGCCGGGAAGAGCTTTTCAAATCAAATTTCGATATCTCTTTAACTAAAACTACCACATACAAATCAAACCAATGAAATTAAATAGAGAATTACTGCTACTACTAATTTTCGTAGTATCGATGGGAACAGGTTGCGATATCATAACCGGGACCGATGATAATAA includes:
- a CDS encoding glutaminase, translated to MDYQHIIDNISKEILSTSSRGEVASYIPELSNVSPDKFGIHLTTLSGNDFSYGDNLDRFSIQSISKVLTLTLAFKLKGTSMWTRLGVEPSGNPFNSLVQLEYENGIPRNPLINSGALVISDILITELENPKKDFLEFVRSISGNSSISYNQKIAESENKHGHRNAALVNLMKSFENINNNVDEVLDFYYHQCSLEMNCKELAHIFLLYANRGISPYTGKELISASKAKRINAIMQTCGFYDQSGDFTFKVGLPGKSGVGGGIGAVNPGVYSIAVWSPPLNKKGNSVRGINFLEQLTTDTQSSIF
- a CDS encoding TonB-dependent receptor, with the translated sequence MQESQILGKVLSPNGEPLTGITVQIKGTTKGDATDQKGTFKISGLITGKYTVVASAIGYISEQRVLTLQSGESRHIEITLSEDTLQLDEVVVQGKSETKIKREEAFNIASISAKSLKNTSSNLDEVLNTNPGIHIRKKGGLGSDFNLSLNGLSGRQVRFFMDGLPIENYGRTFGINNIPVNLIERVEVYKGVVPVYLGGDALGGAVNLVTEQSPQHYLDASYSAGSFNTHKLALDGQYVDSATGFVLKANGFYNYSDNNYTIDVRIPDPQTGTYGEEQEVERFHDAYKSRMLKLETGFRDLSFADKLLVGFSMADSYDEVQHGISMDRVFGRVHTTGNTKVGSLTYRKELGKLNIKVFGSYLNGKSGVVDTSAVSYNWLGEYEQKNNQNIAESSWDKTLFTYSDEALQSNINLRYQFNERHEAVLNYTQSYISREGSDPISTSPVAFADPNTLGKQIISGSYKVSLFDDRWAATVFSKLYFFNSRVVGVDWDDTITEYTTDIFKPGYGVATTYHPWEGVQLKASFEKTYRFPDGYEVFGDGLLLLSNPQLSPENSNNFNLGAQFDHYLGNHHLMVETNLFLRDAEDLIRIEATGLTSRYVNQRKVLSSGVELGIRYEYKRLLFADFNLTYQDIRNNSKYENGRKSHVYSDRIPNIPYLMSSQSLGLKVDDFLVARDRLSLTWRGHFVEEYYLKWPSLGSAGKKHIIPQQYLQSIQLGYSLDNRTYNISLECSNITDTEAYDHFRLQKPGRAFQIKFRYLFN